Below is a window of Candidozyma auris chromosome 3, complete sequence DNA.
ATCTAGAAAAACCCTCAGGTCTTGttgaataaaaaaaaacgaaaaaaaaggttAGAtttctacttttttttgtttcccttttcttcttttgtcatttttttctcgaaAATTGCTTATATTGTCCTGTTCTTCTCGATTTTCTGCCTCCCTCGCAGTAGTACTTTGCGTCGAGCAAGCGTTTAGTCGAGACCACTGAGAAATTGCAAAATCTGCCTTGCATTAGATACAGCAAGGGCTGACAATTatgaaatcaaaagaaagaattgctTGATTTAGGCTCTCTTTGGCTCCATGTGCATTTCCCTCTCTGTCTTAGCGAAGAATTCGGTGTCATTAGAAAAATGGTTCTCGAGTAAAGTAGAACGGTAACTAAACCTGACGACATGAACgttttttcaaagaagcatcGAGGACTATAAATTGGCAATATGCTCAAAAACAATTGTACGACTTCATGTCTCTTAGTGATTGACCGCTGTTTCATGGGCTCTAAAAGGTTAGACTGGCATCTACTTACTAATGTGCATCGCCTTGCAGTCGATGTAAACGTCAGATTGATTATTGAACTGCGATCATCGCTGGTTCGTTTAATAGCTAAATTGCCTGCCTGTCTTTTGTTTCTCCACGCACTGGTCACCAAAATGCTTCATCGCCGTTCAATCCATAGTGAAGAGCAACCTTTGTGTAGAATATTGCCTGCCTGTCTTTTGTTTCTCCACACTGGTCACCAAAATGCTTCATCGCCGTTCAATCCATAGTGAAGAGCAACCTTTGTGTAGAATAAAAAATACTCTTGTTGAGGGTCCTCATTTTCATCCTAAAAGTTTACTCTCTTGTCGATTTACATACATTTTGAACTTGCAGCATTTAAACCGCTCGACAAGAGATGCCCCCTCCTTGACTCTACGCATCTCCAAAACTCAATCGTCAATTAATCTCTGTTATACCTATCTCTGATCCCCATGCCGCTTTGAAgtcttcatcaccatctcACTTCACAAACGCACTTAATCTATAAAATACCTAGTTTCCCCTGGTGGCCTCTTcaaacttgttgatgaactcgTCGGCAGCCTCCACACACCAAAATTCTCCAGAGTATTTGACAAACCCAAGATGGCCGCCCAAGTCCGACTCCACCAATGCCAAGTGAGGGTTGCTCTCGACGTCGTGAATGGGTAAACGCACTGAAACCGCTGGGTCGTCCGTAGAATTGATGGCAAGCACGGGGGTCTTGATCTTGTGGATTCTACGCAAAGGCGACCCTTCTCTGTAGTACTCAAAGGCGTTGGAGAACCCCACTGTCTTACACGTGAAGGTGTTGTCCCACTCAAATGTCTTCAATGCCCGTTTCGCCTGCTCGATGCGCTCGTCGGTGAAAAACTCAGGGTTGTAGCTCTGGAGCTCTTGCTTGTTGGATTTGATaagcttgttcaaaaaattggtcaAGCCTGGATTGAGCACTTTGCGACCCGTGAGCGAACTGTCTACGTGGTAGGCGCTGTCTGAAAGGTCCCATGGGCACCCAATGAACACAGCAGCCTTGATGAGATCTTGCACTTCTGCGTCGCCACTGCCCAAcaaattggccaaaatACAAgcaccaaaagaaaacccaACTCCATAAATCGGTCTGTGTGGGTACCGTCTGCGCAACTCCACAAGAACGTCTTTGACATCATCCGTCGAAAATGCACTGAAAAGTCTGTCGGTGGTGATCTTCGTTCTGCAACATCCACGGGAATTGATCACAACAACGTCCCAGTTGGGGCTTGTGTGGCGCTTCAAGTCCTCGCCCAAGTTACGAATCAACGGTTCGTGAGACCCTCCAGCAAGGCCATGAAGAACCACACAAATAGGCTCCCTCGAGTCTCTGTCTTTGGGGTTCTGCCTCTcctcaagttcttcttccgTGAAGAACCTCGTTCTAGGATGAAGCTTTGGAGAATCCTCGGGGATTGTCTCCTCGTAGAGAAATCTAAAGTGTTCCCTTGACTCTGGCTTGGGGATCACCCAGTCTAAGGAAGCCTGGCCGCCATCTTTGTACTTGAACAATTCACGGCCATAGTACACTTGAAACTTGTCTTCGCTCTTATGCAAGGCGTAGTATAGCGTCTGGAGCGTGCCATTGAACAAGAGAGGATTCAAccaaagcttcttgttcgGATTTATCGTGGGCACATTGTTGTGGACAAAGTCGTAGAGGGTTttggagttgttgatttttATGGACTCCTCTGGCTTTGATGTGTGGAGCTTGAGAGTGGCTCGAAAGCCCCAATTAAGAAAACTCATGGATGTAGCACGGTGTTTTTATTTGTCTTTGGCAAAGCTTCTCGGAATTATTTCACAAGCCGAGGGGCCGTTATTTAGCGAGCAGAGGTACAGGAATATTTACGATAggcttcctttttttttttcgcagccattataCCGATTTTCCCGAGACGGCAGTCTCTTGATCGTCTGATGCTTTTATTCCAGCAATATCGATGCTGCAGTTAATACTCTTTGGATTCTAAAAAAATGCACTAGTGGAATGTCAATGGGTAGTCAGATTCCGCGATGCGCCGTCTTTTTTCATGGATGCTGCCCTTATTGCCTCTTTCGATCTCTCACTCGACTCGCTGTTGGCAACATGTCCTCTGTCGTCCAAGTCAACGGAACCAGCGCTCTCGAACAACGAAACATCTCCTGAAAGTAGACCCAAGGTATCAATCACCTGGGAGGGATCATTAAGGTGGGACGTAGCGAGGGTCTCCTTGGCAGCAGGGCCCACTAAGACAGGGAACACGCCGTAGGAGCCACACTTGTTCTTTGGTAGCTCATTTAAGTGCCATTTCGCCTCaatttctttcaaaactcTGAACATGTCCTCATCTGTGGTGTCATCACCAAGACACAACATGAAATCAGGCAATTCACTAACAGGGATTGACTTGGGGTCTAGCTGAATCAGATGGGGATCCTGCTTAGCTCCATGACCATTTAATACAAGGCGCTTTACGATTTCACCCTTATTCACAAAACGTGGGCGAACCTCGATGTTTGCCTTTCCCTCCATCACTTCAACGTCATACTCTTTCTCTATTCCGTCGCGAAGTTCTTTCAAGCACAAATCAGCCTGGTATTTGCCCAATTCAGGGTCCGATCTTCTGTAGTGCCATGTCAATGcaactttctttctttcaatGTTGGAGCCAGGGGTTTGGTCAGTGTACCTCTTGAAAACCTCATCGACCTTGAGTTGCCACGACATATCAAAGGCCTCGGCCAAGTTGAACCATTTGGTGCTGCCAACATCCTTCATGAAACAACCATGTTCTGCTGATAAGCCCACGTTTTTCGAGCCCCACCATTTATCCAAGAATGCTTGGTCTCTTCCAGATATGATCCAGATCTGGTTCTTGGGGTCTTCGGCCAACTTGTCCACAATTTTATGCAATCTGGAGCTGGGAATTGCCGCCACTGGGTCCTTGACAATAGGAGTCAACGTACCGTCGTAGTCGAATAAGAATAAACGCCTTTCCAGGAGCTGAtagttcttgaagagcatcGGTCTATTCAAGGTTGGTGTGTTGTGAGTTTTATGAGTCTTTTGAAcgtgatcaagaagatgctcaatGAAATTGGAAGTCCAGCTTTGAATCGTGTTTGAAGTGACCCTTTCGTATAGCTTCGATTCGAGATGGTACTTCGCCTCTGGGCTCATATTGAGACAGCTATACATCGTCTTGGCGATGCTTACTGAGTCCCAAGGGTTTACCAAGATAGCATCACTCAACACCGAGGCCGTTCCCGTGAACTCAGAAAGGATCAAAGGTGagtgattttctttttgacaAATGACAAATTCGAGGGATGTGGTGTTCATTCCGTCACGAATCGAGGTGATCAAACACAAGTCAGCCACTCTCAAAAGTGCCAAGTATTCATCCTTGTTGATACGAATCTGGTAGTGGAGCACTGGTGTGTGGTTCAAATTGCCGTAACGGGAGTTGATCAGGGTGACCAAATCagaaaccttcttctcgacCTTA
It encodes the following:
- the TPS2 gene encoding trehalose-phosphatase TPS2; this translates as MPTVYEQLKAYPSDTPTVSPKSYASNDKLSLSGRVLSVVSSLPTQISKVNDSSGQTTWSVDPIRGQSAMYSSVFFLQHQTDWESHLIGWTGELSNKTNATDVNSDNIKDDPMYLDERDKHGLEEQIRSTLKTDNVHPVWLLRKDQDRWRRYAEKVIWPVFHYIQGQPNDGAQEGQEWYDYVRFNEAYFQKIKAIYKPGDVIWIHDYYLMLLPQLLRMEFPNAFIGFYMHAPFPSSEYYRCLAKRTQLLDGLLGADKIAFQSESFQRHFLSCCARVLGCDVTKRSVNAYGSSISVETLPIGIDTKRVEHDAFQDSSIDDKIKALREIYADKKIIVGRDRLDSVRGVQQKLQAFEMFLQMYPEWREKIVLIQVSSPGYSHDNKVEKKVSDLVTSINSRYGNLNHTPVLHYQIRINKDEYLALLRVADLCLITSIRDGMNTTSLEFVICQKENHSPLILSEFTGTASVLSDAILVNPWDSVSIAKTMYSCLNMSPEAKYHLESKLYERVTSNTIQSWTSNFIEHLLDHVQKTHKTHNTPTLNRPMLFKNYQLSERRLFLFDYDGTLTPIVKDPVAAIPSSRLHKIVDKLAEDPKNQIWIISGRDQAFLDKWWGSKNVGLSAEHGCFMKDVGSTKWFNLAEAFDMSWQLKVDEVFKRYTDQTPGSNIERKKVALTWHYRRSDPELGKYQADLCLKELRDGIEKEYDVEVMEGKANIEVRPRFVNKGEIVKRLVLNGHGAKQDPHSIQLDPKSIPVSELPDFMLCLGDDTTDEDMFRVLKEIEAKWHLNELPKNKCGSYGVFPVLVGPAAKETLATSHLNDPSQVIDTLGLLSGDVSLFESAGSVDLDDRGHVANSESSERSKEAIRAASMKKDGASRNSTTH
- the EHT1 gene encoding medium-chain fatty acid ethyl ester synthase/esterase is translated as MSFLNWGFRATLKLHTSKPEESIKINNSKTLYDFVHNNVPTINPNKKLWLNPLLFNGTLQTLYYALHKSEDKFQVYYGRELFKYKDGGQASLDWVIPKPESREHFRFLYEETIPEDSPKLHPRTRFFTEEELEERQNPKDRDSREPICVVLHGLAGGSHEPLIRNLGEDLKRHTSPNWDVVVINSRGCCRTKITTDRLFSAFSTDDVKDVLVELRRRYPHRPIYGVGFSFGACILANLLGSGDAEVQDLIKAAVFIGCPWDLSDSAYHVDSSLTGRKVLNPGLTNFLNKLIKSNKQELQSYNPEFFTDERIEQAKRALKTFEWDNTFTCKTVGFSNAFEYYREGSPLRRIHKIKTPVLAINSTDDPAVSVRLPIHDVESNPHLALVESDLGGHLGFVKYSGEFWCVEAADEFINKFEEATRGN